In Perca fluviatilis chromosome 18, GENO_Pfluv_1.0, whole genome shotgun sequence, one genomic interval encodes:
- the LOC120547070 gene encoding NADH dehydrogenase [ubiquinone] 1 beta subcomplex subunit 1-like — MVNFVALAREHWVNILVPMGFVIGWYLDKQQDQKLTAFRNKSVLFSRELKSGEEVTWK; from the exons ATGGTCAACTTTGTAGCACTTGCCCGTGAGCATTGGGTGAACATCTTGGTGCCCATGGGCTTTGTGATTGGATGGTACCTTGACAAACAGCAGGACCAGAAGCTGACAGCTTTCAGGAACAAAAGTGTTTTGTTCAGCAG GGAGCTGAAGTCTGGTGAGGAGGTGACCTGGAAGTAG
- the cpsf2 gene encoding cleavage and polyadenylation specificity factor subunit 2, translating into MTSIIKLTAVSGVQEESALCYLLQVDEFRFLLDCGWDENFSMDIIDAMKRYVHQVDAVLLSHPDPIHLGALPYAVGKLGLNCTIYATIPVYKMGQMFMYDLYQSRNNSEDFTLFTLDDVDCAFDKIQQLKYSQIVNLKGKGHGLSITPLPAGHMIGGTIWKIVKDGEEEIVYAVDFNHKREIHLNGCTLESISRPSLLITDSFNATYVQPRRKQRDELLLTNVMETLRGDGNVLIAVDTAGRVLELAQLLDQIWRTKDAGLGAYPLALLNNVSYNVVEFSKSQVEWMSDKLMRCFEDKRNNPFQFRHLTLCHSLADLARVPSPKVVLCSQPDLESGFSRELFIQWCQDAKNSVILTYRTTPGTLARYLIDNPGEKMLDLEVRKRVKLEGKDLEEYLEKEKVKKEAAKKLEQAKEVDVDSSDESDMDDDLDQPAVVKTKHHDLMMKSEGSRKGSFFKHAKKSYPMFPTHEERIKWDEYGEIIRLEDFLVPELQATEEEKSKLESGLTNGDEPMDQDLSVVPTKCVSSVENLEIRARISYIDYEGRSDGDSIRKIINQMKPRQLVIVRGPPEASLDLAESCKAFSKDIKVYTPKLQETIDATSETHIYQVRLKDSLVSSLQFCKAKDTELAWIDGVLDMRVVKVDTGVMLEEGVKDDAEDGELAMDVAPDLGIDQDASAVAAQRAIKNLFMEDEKEVSEESDVIPTLEPLPPHEISGHQSVFINEPRLSDFKQILLREGIQAEFVGGVLVCNNMVAVRRTEAGRIGLEGCLCDDYYKIRELLYQQYAVV; encoded by the exons ATGACGTCCATTATCAAGTTGACAGCCGTGTCAGGGGTTCAGGAGGAGTCGGCCCTCTGTTACCTGCTGCAGGTGGATGAATTCCGCTTCCTCCTGGACTGTGGCTGGGATGAGAACTTCTCAATGGACATCATTGATGCTATGAAAAG ATATGTTCATCAGGTCGATGCTGTGCTCCTTTCCCACCCTGACCCCATACACCTGGGAGCCCTGCCATATGCTGTGGGGAAACTGGGTCTAAACTGCACTATCTATGCTACAATTCCAGTCTACAAGATGGGTCAAATGTTCATGTATGATCTATATCAG TCTCGAAATAACAGTGAAGATTTCACACTGTTCACCCTCGATGATGTGGATTGTGCTTTTGATAAAATCCAGCAATTGAAATACTCTCAGATTGTCAATCTAAAAG GGAAAGGGCACGGTCTTTCCATCACTCCTCTTCCAGCTGGGCACATGATTGGAGGCACTATTTGGAAAATTGTGAAGGACGGAGAGGAGGAGATTGTTTATGCTGTGGACTTCAACCACAAGAGAGAAAT ACACCTCAATGGCTGCACGTTGGAGAGCATTAGTCGTCCTTCCTTGCTTATCACAGACTCCTTCAATGCTACATATGTACAGCCGCGTCGCAAACAGAGAGATGAGCTGCTCCTTA CCAATGTAATGGAGACCCTTCGTGGTGACGGTAATGTCCTTATTGCTGTGGATACAGCTGGGCGTGTGTTGGAGCTGGCTCAGCTCCTGGACCAGATTTGGAGGACAAAGGATGCTGGGCTGGGAGCCTACCCACTAGCTCTGCTGAACAATGTCAGCTACAATGTGGTGGAGTTCTCCAAGTCCCAG GTGGAGTGGATGAGTGACAAGCTCATGAGGTGTTTTGAAGACAAGAGGAACAACCCCTTCCAGTTCCGTCACTTGACCCTGTGCCACAGTCTGGCAGACCTGGCCCGGGTGCCCAGTCCCAAGGTGGTGCTTTGCAGCCAGCCAGACCTTGAGTCTGGCTTTTCCAGAGAACTCTTCATCCAGTGGTGCCAAGACGCCAAAAACTCCGTCATCCTGACCTACCGCACTACACCTGGAACCCTGGCCCGCTACCTCATCGACAATCCCGGAGAGAAGATGCTGGATCTGGAG GTGAGGAAAAGAGTGAAACTCGAAGGCAAGGATCTGGAAGAATATCTTGAAAAGGAGAAAGTAAAGAAAGAAGCAGCTAAAAAACTTGAGCAAGCAAAAGA GGTGGATGTAGACTCGAGTGACGAGAGCGATATGGACGATGACCTGGACCAGCCAGCTGTAGTGAAAACTAAACACCACGACCTGATGATGAAGAGCGAGGGGAGCCGCAAAGGCAGCTTCTTCAAACACGCCAAAAAGTCTTATCCTATGTTCCCCACACATGAAGAGAGAATCAAATGGGACGAGTATGGGGAAATCATCAG GCTAGAAGACTTTCTGGTTCCTGAACTGCAagccacagaggaggagaaaagcaAACTGGAATCCGGGTTGACCAACGGTGATGAACCCATGGACCAGGATCTCTCTGTTGTTCCCACCAAATGCGTCTCCAGTGTAGAAAATCTTGAAATTAG AGCGAGAATTTCGTACATAGACTATGAAGGTCGCTCTGATGGCGACTCCATCAGGAAGATTATTAATCAGATGAAGCCCAGACAGCTGGTCATCGTTCGCGGGCCGCCGGAAGCCAGTCTGGACCTGGCAGAGTCCTGCAAGGCATTCAGCAAGGACATCAAAGTCTACACACCCAAACTACAGGAGACTATAGACGCCACCAGTGAAACACACATCTACCAG GTGCGGTTGAAAGACTCCTTGGTGAGCTCCTTGCAGTTCTGCAAGGCCAAAGACACCGAGCTGGCCTGGATCGACGGGGTGCTGGACATGCGCGTGGTCAAGGTGGACACGGGCGTGATGCTGGAGGAGGGGGTGAAAGACGACGCTGAGGACGGCGAGCTGGCCATGGACGTGGCCCCCGATCTTGGCATCGACCAAGACGCCTCGGCGGTGGCAGCACAGCGCGCCATCAAGAACCTGTTCATGGAGGACGAGAAGGAGGTGTCCGAAGAGAGTGATGTCATTCCCACGCTGGAGCCACTGCCTCCGCACGAG ATTTCAGGGCATCAGTCGGTGTTCATCAACGAGCCTCGCCTGTCGGACTTCAAGCAGATCCTGCTGAGAGAGGGCATCCAGGCCGAGTTTGTGGGAGGAGTGCTGGTATGCAACAACATGGTGGCCGTCCGCAGG